GCTTGAAGTGCTGTAAGCAGCACGTTATGGTGCAGCATCCATGCCTGCACCCCCCAGGGAGCCCTGCTCTCTGAGTCAGCTGCAGTGGGGCTGAAGGGGAGTGAATTTTCTTCATCAGGAGGAAGCCTCACGTTTGGCTTTTGGAGGCACTGAGGCATGAGGAAGGTATCCAGGTGCTGAGGTAGGGGACAGGTCCCTGCATAGCTGAGATTCTGATTGTGGAGGCTTGAAGGTCAAAGAGCTGAGTTAGCTACTGAACAGGACTCTCTTACTTTAGGGGATTTGGTAAATTTTGAAAGGTTTGGACCTAACTGCTTAAACTCTGCCTGAGTGCTCAGCCTTATTCCAGGCAGTGATTCTGTGCAcactgggagctgtgggagccTTAGCTGAGCTCTGTATTAAGTGCAAAGCCCCGGGGGAAGTGTTTTCAGTGGAGCAGAGGATTTCTTGATAGCAGggctctgcttccctggggaacTGTGAAGATTTAATGACAGGGATGTACTCAGACACGGTGGCAATAGGACCGCAGGGAATGTATTTTGGCAACCGCCTGAGGAACTTGGAGCAGTTCTTGTGCTAAAGAAAGAAGCTTCCATTTTATCAACGGATTAATTTTTGAATTATAGAGTATGAGACTCACACGTGCCCCAGCCTGGCAATGGGAGAGCACAGCTCCCCACTCAGCACTGTCACCTCTGCCAGCAAAAGTGACCTGcaagtgatttatttctttgctgttgTCCAGGACAGCGTGGCAGTGACCTTGAGGATCAGTCTAGAGCTTCACCTCACATTTTGGATGAATAGGACCCTTCTTTTAAGGGTATTCCCTAGTGTTTGTAGCAAACCACGAGACATTGCATAGAGAAATGCTGAGAACAGGAACCCAGGCAGCAAACCTGGGGATGCGGGGTCCCAAGCTGCAACTGGAAAGTGTAGCTGGTGCCTGGTGGTATGGGGGCTGTGTGCACTCAGTCTgctgagaaaaataaacctgATGGAGAGTCAAAAagatatttctcttttccttccatatTGCCATACAGTATGCAGCTGTGCACAGGGCAGAGGGTTGACACCTTCAGCTTCATCTTGTTTCCTAAGTGGCAGACACAGTCCATAAGGTTTCAGTACAGTTTCCCAGGATGTTTTTGGAGACCACACTTCAAGCTCTTCCTTGGTGGTTTATCACATTTAAACATATTCCCCAGAGCCAGTAACACATATCCTGTGCTAAGTGCTTTGCTTATCAGCTATGCTTCAGCTCCCTTTGCTGAGTGCTTCTGTTTCATTTGTTGTGCAAACCACTGAGATGCTGCATTCCAGTATGCAGACTGAACTGGGAGGAATCAGCCCAGGGGGATGGGAGACAGGAACCCAGGGCAGACAGGCATGGAGTTATGTTAATGCAATAGATTTAGTGGAGTGGCACTTCTTAGGTCTGCACCCTTTTCATCCCAAAGCTTGCCATAGTGCAGAGCCCTGATGGCTCTCTGGGACAGCCCTGTGACTGCTCCAGAGCATGGCACCAGTGTGATTTGTGGTGTGTGGAAGCTGGTGGAGCCCAGGCATTTGAGATATTTATTTGAAAGACAGAAGGTATGGTTCTTCAAGGGCTGAGGCTCTCTGGGGACAAGTGGCTAACCATCACCTCTGTGGTCAGGTAAATGTTAGGGATGAGTTCCAGGGTCTTCATGCCAAATACCCTGATACTCGAGAAGGCCACTGGTTTGGCCAGCTGCCCTCAAGCTGTAGCCAAATCCATCAGGGAGATACATTTAGCTTGCATCCTGCCAAGGTTGGTGGGTGAGGGACACCTTGCTTAAAGTGGGGTTAGTTTCTGGAAGTATTggtgcatttttctttttatatttttgttttgagggTCCTGTAGGCTATTTAAGGATGAGCATTTACTGCACTtacccctccccagctgcctgctctctcTCCTCACCTGCTTCTCCACAGCAGAACATGCTCTGTGCATGGACATCAGCCTGAGCCAGAGAATAATTCCAGTCTGTCCAtagttttcctctgttttctaaATTCTCTTCCCTGGCCCCAGAGTCCGGGTGAAATGGGGTTTGGAGCAGTGTATGTCCTCAGTGTATGGTTCTCCTGAGGTTGAACAGGAGACACACGGCCAGGCTGTCAGCCCAGAAAACTGCACTCTGTTGTAAATGCACAGCAAAGAAACTCTTGAAATACCTTCCAAGCTAAAACACCTCCGTGTCTGGCTGTTTCAAGCACACCACAGTGAAATGAAGCACTGAAGGCTTTAGTGGTGAGCTTAATGAGTGCTCATTCTGAGCTCCCAGCTTTGCATTGCTGTAGCATGGTTATGGCACTGGTGTGAATCCCTGCTGTGTgctccacagctgctgcacaACATGGGGAAGCCATAAAATAAAGGCTCCAAGGAGGATTCCTGGTTCCACTGTGTCCCTAGTTTCATGCCTTGCCTGTTttccaggcagcagagaaaggCCAGCACAGACACACCTGGAAGCTATGGAAAGTTAAGCTGTGGGTATGGGGTGCAGGGGTTATAAACATCTCCAAACCTATGAcctgctgccagccaggctCTGGGAGATGTGgggcattttgtttttttgtctgtttggtttttccACTGCACAACAAATACCTGTCCTGTGAGAGGGGATGGGACAACttagggagcagcagcaggataCTAAATGCTTTTTCCCCCGCAGCAGAGCTTTTAAGCCTTGATGGACATCAGACTCTTGAGAAAAtgccccagtgctcccagcccagctgctgctggatgctTTTGGGGCTCTTATGCACCAGTCTCTGGGTGGGTTGCTCCTGTGGGAGGGTTGTAGGAGAAGGTCTGGCTGTGACATGGGCTCTCAGAGCATGGAATGGGTGAGCAGAGACCATGAGCAGGCAGGATGCTGGCTGGGACAGTGTGGTCAGTGCAGCCCCActgcaggcagagggatggagggatcCTGGGGCTGGATCAGGGAAGATACAGCTGAGGGCAGAAAACTCCTGGGAAAGCTGGAAGCAAATTCATGCCCTGGGCTATCTCAGAGGGGCTTTTAGGTCCATGGAATGGCACAATGAAGGTAAGAAGCTGGCGTCTGAACGTAaccacccagctcctggggctaCCAGGCCCGGTGTTAATTGTCTGTGGAGCTCCAAAGCTGCCGTGATAAATGTGTGTCTCACATTAGCACATGGTGTGTGACATGGGAACACAGGATTATGTTACTCCCTGAGCCTTATGTTGATGATTACGTGTCCTGCTTGAAAGCAGCCCTGAACCTGAGATCAGGAATCTTTCGATACCATTTGCTCTGGGCTCTTCACTTGCAAGCTCTGCAGAGCTTGGCTGGGGCTCACATAGTTTCCAGGTTTCACAgctgtttatttgtttcatttactTGAGCTGATACAAGCACAGCCCTTGGTGTAGTTGTCTGCAGGACATGGCTGTCTCCTGACCTTGGCAAGGCAATTGTTTCCAGACCTTGGTCCCCATAGAGTACAattccctccagcccagcttcCAGCATGCTTCTCCAAATTTTAGGAGAAGGGAGTGAACCCAGCCCATacccctgctgcagcctccctAAGCCATGCTCCTCTACAGGACTCCGTTttgctttctggaaaagaaatgttcCAACTTCTTGTTGCCTGAAGTTACTGAAAGTGTGACAGAGAAGGCAGGGAGATGACTCTGGgattttaaaatctgcaaaGTACCAGTGTGAATCCTGTGTCCTGTTTCTTTCTTGGCTTGCAGATGGTAGATAGGGAGAGGAGATCACTGCCCTttgatggcagcagctgctcctcacttCTTGCTGTGTGGCTGTGTCCTGGTCAGAACCTTCTGGGTTTGCTGTAGGTCtgtgtgaggtgtccctgcactgGTACCTCTGCCCTCTCttcccaaaggcagcagcaatcATCCCTTggccctggggagctccagtGCCAGCACAGGGATTGACAGGTTGGGCTGTGCAGTTGGTGAATGCAGAACTCCTGGGGTGGGCAGGTATCCCAGAAAAAGCTGTATAAAGAGGTCCTTGTGCCATGACACTGTGGCAGTCCCACAGCTGCAGGGAAGCATGATGGGATCCTGCTGACCTTGCCTTGCTGTGAGTGCACAACCAGGAGCAATGGACCCTCTCTACACCCCGAAAACCCCAAGTCCTGTTCCAGATTATGAAGGAGCAGCATGGCTGGAACCAGCAGCCCAtgtgctgctgagctctgctaGGAGCAGGCAGCAAAGCAGCCCCAAAGCTCCAGGGCTTGGTGGGGGTCTGAGGTGATGCTACACCACGGAGGTGCTGCTCAcctcccccacctcccagagggaagcagcagcagatttttttatattgccTGGCTGtgtcttttctccctttcctgctctgtgctggtgcTACACAGCTctaccaggaaaagaaaaattaaatttcttcttgGCAACCACTGTGCTGGACGTGTCTCCCATCTGGTTGCTGATGGGGCAGAAAGTTCATGGGTGTACATGAACTGGTGCTTCAtggtgctgggggctgtgggggcaGAGGTGGAGCGCTCTCCCATGTAGGGAGATCTTTTCTTGTATCTTTTTCCCCACCCATGACTTTATATGTGAAAGCCTGGTGAAAAGAAGAGACAGCTGGAAGCTGCACAACTATCCAGCACAAAAGGCCTcggagggctgcagctggctgTGGGCTTAGGCTGGAAATATGGAAACTATTCTGCTCTGCTCATGGTTGGCAGGAATTTCTGCACACAAATAGTGAGGTGCCTCAGCCAGGACCTCGCTGAATAATGAACCAAGTGGCTATCACTGAGTGACTATCAATATCCATGCTTGACACAAAATATGTAAAGAACAGTCTAGTATCCTTCCTCTTAAGAAGGGGACGGGGAAAGGCTGGTGTGGGACTGTGCTCCTGGGGTGAGCaaactgtgctgctgtgcttgcAGATAGGTTGGACCCCTGGAGGCACAGAGCTGTGCTTGGCCCCTCTGCAGGTAGAAATCCAGCATTCCCATCTTGGATGGCAACTGAAAATGTTTGTTACCTGTGCATGGATTATGGTAACTGCAGAGGGCTCCCAGGAGGCTGGGCAGTTCACAGGAGTTGGCCCTTATTATGTAGCCCACATTTTTCTGAGACTTGCATggcatttctctctctccctcctaaATGGCAGTTTGGGAACCGGGAGGGGATATCTGAGCTGCCTCATTTAGCAGGTGTGAGTTTGGTCACTGCTGCAGCAAAACCCAGGTTGTATACATCACCCAGCCCCCCTGAGGTGATGGTTAGTGCCCTAAAGGCAAAGCTGGAGGCACAGCTGACATGTTTTATAAACCACTGAGCTGCCTGATAGGAAAATTACCCTAACAGAGCTGGCACCAAAGCTGCTTTCTCTACTAAGCAGCCCCAAGGATGGCAAGGCTACCACACGCTTAGGGCTGAGCCACCTTCCTGACAGTTCCTATTTGCAGAGACCCCAGAAGGTGGAGCAGGCATCAGAGGTTCGGTGCTGTCATGGAGCAGGCATCAGAGGTTCAGTGCTGtcattttctccctctctccctggcAGGGCCTGGCAGTTACACCGTGGGCACCATGTCAGAACGCTTTGACTGCCACTACTGCCGGGACCCTCTGCATGGGAAGAAGTACGTGCAGAAAGAGGGCAAGCACTGCTGTGTCAAGTGCTTTGAGAAGATCTGTGCCAACACCTGCATCGAGTGCAAGAAACCCATTGGAGCTGACTCCAAGGTGAGTGCTGGGCAGTTAAAGGGGTGAGGGTAAGGCTTCCAGTTgttttcctggctctgctctgtctCGGAGCTTCTGTGTGAAAACAAATCCTCTGGTGGGACCTCACTGATGGGCCACGTGCTCCCTGGGGAAGAGCCAGAGGCTCTGGGGCACTGCAATAGGGATGCTTGTGATGCTTTTGCACAGGGGCTGATTTCATGATCTAAATGAAGCCACATGAACTGCTGAAAGTGCTGAATTGTCCTGAAGAGAGTACTGCGGGTAATCCCACAAGTACAGGATTTGGCGGAAAACTTCTGGGCAAAGCACTCAGGAACTCAGGGTCTGATTTTTGTCAGTTTGTCAAATGTTCAGTTCCTTCATGTTAATGGCAACAATAACATACACCTGAACTAGAGGGAGCTTGACAACCAGGGAAACACATGCTTATAGAACTTCAAATCTCAAACCAGTTGGGTTTAAAGCATCTTCTGCTACCCTGAAAGCCCAAAGGGGACgtgatggcatcagtgagtttgGTTAAATAACCTTAATTCCTAGATGAGCTGCACCTCCAAGCACTGAATGCAGACACGGTCGGGAACTAAGGAGACAGTAGCTTGGTTTTAGGGCTGCTCAGTGAGAGAGAAGGGTTTCCTGATCACCCCATTTCTCTTCATCCCAGGAGCTGCATTTCAGGAACCGGTACTGGCACGACAGCTGCTTCCGCTGCTTCAAGTGCTACACGTCCCTGGTCAATGAGCCCTTCATGCTGAGGGAGAACAACAAGGTTTGGTGTAGCAactgcactgctgctgaggaTGCTCCCAGGTGTAAGGGCTGCTTCAAGCCTATTATTGCAGGTACTGCAATAACAATTGCAGGTACTGGTGATGGGGAACAGTGACCGAGTCCTGCTTCTAGGGTTGGGTTTCAAGCTGTGGAGGCTGCAGTGAGGGGCATGGGCGTCAAAGAGGACACCACAGAACGATGTGGGTTTTGACTGCTCTTACCTGTCCATTTCATTTAGGTGTTGAAAGCAGTTAACCCTCATGTGGATAGGTCACCCTAACAGTCTTAAACCATTTCTGCCAAAAGCCTTGCTCTGTAAATTGAGGTCCTCTTCTCAGAAAGGCTCAGACACCTGtctgacaaatattttaagactCAACAAGACCCTGGCTAAAGTCAGATACGGAAATTAACACCTTGTGCCTTGTCCATGGTATAGCTGGATCTTGGGCACAGGTATGGATGGGTCTTGCCTATAGGTATGTTACACTGCACAATGTGGTGAGTTTGTCACAGTCCCAAAATCCCACATAACAAGTGATTTCTCTCTGTTGTAGGAGACCAAAATGTTGAGTACAAGAAGATGGTCTGGCATAAGGACTGTTTCACTTGCAGCCAGTGCAAGCAAGTGATTGGATCTGGGAGCTTCTTCCCCAAGGGTGACGAGTTCTACTGTGTCTCCTGCCATGAGCAAAAGTTTGCCAAGACCTGTGCTAAATGCAAGAATGTAAGTTTTTCCCCTTTGCAAAGGCAGCTGCCAGAACTACCCCTTGCACATCTTTCAGGAGCTTGGAAAGGAAGCCAGCAGACACATCATGCTGAAGCTGCACCAATGTTTATGTTCCTTTCCATGCAAGCAGCTGGTGCTATAATAATGTAAGGGCCAAGGGTTCTTGCACATTACAGGGGCTGTAGGGTTATCTGATGGCAACTCTGCTGAAACCAAGCAGGCACTGGCCTTGCACTTGGTTTAAGCTCTGTAGTAGATACTGTGCATTTAAGGAGTAGAACAGTATTTTATAAAGTAGCTGTTTTACAACCTTTGCAACTGATATGAGTAGAATTGCAGTCACTGcaggtaaaataaatattaggaaaGCTCCAGGCACTCAGGACTTCAGGCTGCAGGAACCCAAGTGTGCTGCGctactttattttaatgaaaactttcaAGAGATCTTCTCCATGACAAAGTGCTCCTACCCACCACCCCTTGCCTACACCAGCTCTTTTCCTACAGCTTCTGAAAcacttctctgctcttctcctcctAGCCCATCACTTCTGGAGGCCTCACTTACCAGGAACAGCCTTGGCATTCGGAGTGTTTCATTTGCTCCAACTGCAAGAAGCAGCTGGGTGGGAAGCGCTTCACAGCAGTAGAAGATGAGTTTTACTGTGTTGAATGCTACAAGGAGTGTGTTGCCAAGAAGTGTGCTGGCTGCAAGAATCCTATTACAGGTATGTTGGATTAAATGCAGCTTGAGGGCATGGGGTGATTAAGGGCAGAACAGTGATCCCCAAAGACATGCAGCTCAGAGGCTGCTAACCCCAGAAGCAGGTCTAATATCCCAATCCTAATCCCAGCAGTTTACATGTGATCTAACTGTAAGCCATGTGCTCTTGCTGGATGGATCCTGAGCTAGTAACTGAGCTCTTCACCCTTTGCATGCCTATTTACCTCCTTCAAAACTTCCCCAACTAGAACTGTTCCCACTGATATCTTAGTCTGGAAACCTTATGCCTAAAAGGAGCAATTTTTCATTGCCCCAAAGTGACATTTGCTTCACTTCTGATGCATTTTACATGTCACAAAGCTCAGTCCCAAAATGTGGGTACTATTCTGCCAGTCCCATGGAACTTGCATCCCATTCTGCTCTGAGCCTCTAACAGTTAGGTGGGTGTTTAGCCCAACCTGTCCTTGCTCTAGATCTTGATCCTTCCTTCGATTTGACTGGGTTCCTGAGAAAAGATCCGAGGGAAAAAAGCTTGCAAGCCATGCAAGCTGTAAGCTAAGCTGCCTGTTTTTGCTAAGGGCAGTAATACTGAGCAGCAAACAGTGTGGTTCAGTTGCCAATTTTGGTTAGTATTTTAAGCACAGAAATGGAACCTGTAAGACTATAGGAGCCCAGGAAGCAGTAAGAATAGGATGTGGTGTTTGGGGAACTAACCCAGCCACGGGCCATGCTACTATCGCCGTCCTATAATTGTTTTCTCTCCTAGCAGGATTTGGAAGAGGAACCAGTGTGGTTAACTACGAAGGTGAATCCTGGCACGATTACTGTTTCAAGTGCACAAAGTGTGCCCGTGGTCTGGCCAACAAGCGCTTTGTTTGCCATAATGGAAAAATTTACTGTGCTGAGTGTCCCAAACGACTGTAAAGAGTAGACGGCAAGTGCTGTAAAATGGATTTTAGAGCCCTGCTTTCCAAAAACATTTCTGGTAAAAGAGCAGGTCTTTTGCATGTTAAGAATTTTAGCCTTTTCCCATTTTAGTATAAAAACTGAAGGAGCCTCAACATCTTCTGAAGCTCCAGCAATATAAAAGCATGTAGCGTTGCAAAAATCTAACTTTGTTTCCAAGTACCTGTTAGTGTAAAGGCTTGAAATGCTGTTAGATTTAGCAGTTGAGATCCACACACTACATAATATGCATGTGGCTTCAACTAAAACCTAGTTTTAGACCTGTCTGGTATACATTTAAGCTTGGCACTTAAGTGGGTTTGACAAGGCATGCACCCTCAAAACAGAGATGCAAAGACTGCAGCTGGGATCAGAGAAGTCCGTTATTATGCTTTTACCAATACAGGTATATTATATACATCACACCCTTAATAAGCAGCTCAATAATCAACACCTTAGCTTACCCTACCACACTGCAGCACAAGGTATGGGAATGGCTTCATCTTACATATAACAAAGTTTTGGCAGTACGACTGAGTTTTAGTTAAGTTTCCATGAACTCGGTTTTGTCTTGATTTTTGCATGGTTTGCCAAAAAAAGTTTTGCTCATCAGCTTTTTTTACATCATTCTTTAAGTAGGGCTGTTTATGTATCATTATTAATCAATTTCAAGAAGTAAATCTTTCAACTACAACAAAATGCACATGCATTTACAAGTGCGTTAAAAATAACTCAGACAACAGCAGCTCTCCTATCATGTCAGTTTATGTTTTatgatttaataaaaatgagacTAGTGCCTGCTTGGAGTCCTAGAGTCTGGAAAACTGTTTTTATCATTTTGGTATCTTACACAATTGACCCTTCTTGTGGCTCACCTACTGCAATCAAGTCTGATACCACTGCTACTGGCAAGTAGAGAGTCAGCTGTTCCACAACAACATCCTTAAATATATGAGGACCAAAGCAACAATTTCCATAaactaaatgatttttttaatgtttaaattaCACTGGACCATCTGACAAAAACAGCCTGTGTGAAAAAACCCTTTGGAGAACACGTGTATAGCAACTGTCCACACACAACTCAACTACTACCCTTCAGCAACCTGAATGTTGGtttaacttttgttttttgttttttttttttttttttcacagcagtggTTAATATCACATAGGATTATTAAACCAACTGAATGCTGCTCTAGTAATTCCCTTTTGTTCACAAGCACCTACACCAAAAGAACCctctcaagaaaataaaatgctgtatTCTTGATAGTCACTGCTCCACTATGGCTGTGAAGCAGTGTTAGTCTTAAACCATGAAGGTGCTGATGGAAAGCAAAGGTTTACAGTGAAAAGCAAGG
The Heliangelus exortis chromosome 14, bHelExo1.hap1, whole genome shotgun sequence DNA segment above includes these coding regions:
- the FHL1 gene encoding four and a half LIM domains protein 1 isoform X1 — protein: MAFHRHTGPGSYTVGTMSERFDCHYCRDPLHGKKYVQKEGKHCCVKCFEKICANTCIECKKPIGADSKELHFRNRYWHDSCFRCFKCYTSLVNEPFMLRENNKVWCSNCTAAEDAPRCKGCFKPIIAGDQNVEYKKMVWHKDCFTCSQCKQVIGSGSFFPKGDEFYCVSCHEQKFAKTCAKCKNPITSGGLTYQEQPWHSECFICSNCKKQLGGKRFTAVEDEFYCVECYKECVAKKCAGCKNPITAGFGRGTSVVNYEGESWHDYCFKCTKCARGLANKRFVCHNGKIYCAECPKRL
- the FHL1 gene encoding four and a half LIM domains protein 1 isoform X2 — translated: MAFHRHTGPGSYTVGTMSERFDCHYCRDPLHGKKYVQKEGKHCCVKCFEKICANTCIECKKPIGADSKELHFRNRYWHDSCFRCFKCYTSLVNEPFMLRENNKVWCSNCTAAEDAPRCKGCFKPIIAGDQNVEYKKMVWHKDCFTCSQCKQVIGSGSFFPKGDEFYCVSCHEQKFAKTCAKCKNPITSGGLTYQEQPWHSECFICSNCKKQLGGKRFTAVEDEFYCVECYKECVAKKCAGCKNPITGFGRGTSVVNYEGESWHDYCFKCTKCARGLANKRFVCHNGKIYCAECPKRL
- the FHL1 gene encoding four and a half LIM domains protein 1 isoform X3, which gives rise to MSERFDCHYCRDPLHGKKYVQKEGKHCCVKCFEKICANTCIECKKPIGADSKELHFRNRYWHDSCFRCFKCYTSLVNEPFMLRENNKVWCSNCTAAEDAPRCKGCFKPIIAGDQNVEYKKMVWHKDCFTCSQCKQVIGSGSFFPKGDEFYCVSCHEQKFAKTCAKCKNPITSGGLTYQEQPWHSECFICSNCKKQLGGKRFTAVEDEFYCVECYKECVAKKCAGCKNPITAGFGRGTSVVNYEGESWHDYCFKCTKCARGLANKRFVCHNGKIYCAECPKRL